From a single Candidatus Eremiobacterota bacterium genomic region:
- a CDS encoding ankyrin repeat domain-containing protein, with product MSRSHDWAAKHRHEQEWKNMTEAQYVPFENTCDAHPLGSDFYRAALKDDLEKVTSLLDQDGSLVNLQDNLGMTVLHWLARSPGHRETIELLLSRGAPLTTRDRLGNTPLHLAAMAPNREAILLFLENGADITATTIDGMTPLHMSVLSGIPEIAEIMKTRGGSPDAQNSLGMKPRDIAKAFGLKDTEKSLREKNR from the coding sequence ATGTCCAGAAGCCATGACTGGGCGGCAAAACACAGGCATGAACAGGAGTGGAAAAATATGACAGAAGCGCAGTATGTTCCCTTCGAGAACACCTGCGATGCCCATCCCCTCGGGAGTGATTTCTACAGGGCGGCACTTAAGGATGACCTGGAAAAAGTGACTTCCTTGCTTGATCAGGACGGCTCCCTTGTCAATCTCCAGGATAACCTCGGCATGACAGTCCTTCACTGGCTCGCAAGGTCCCCCGGACACAGGGAGACAATCGAGTTGCTCCTCTCAAGGGGAGCCCCTCTCACCACGCGGGACAGGCTTGGAAATACCCCCCTTCACCTTGCGGCAATGGCCCCGAACAGGGAAGCCATACTCCTCTTTCTTGAAAACGGCGCTGACATAACCGCCACAACCATCGACGGCATGACGCCTCTCCATATGTCAGTCTTATCCGGCATTCCGGAAATAGCAGAGATCATGAAAACGAGGGGCGGCAGTCCCGATGCACAAAACTCCCTCGGCATGAAGCCCCGTGATATCGCGAAGGCCTTCGGCCTCAAGGACACGGAAAAATCCCTGCGGGAAAAGAACAGATAA
- a CDS encoding class I SAM-dependent methyltransferase produces MADSNLPRGCGMGDIKTGKLELSDVSNTGLLTAFCHAVESRSKEPLLEDPRAEAIADRLKPMLESSPERLLRSIARGRFQAGLVVHLALRARKYDQYARDFAARHQGGCVVNLGCGLDTRFWRIDDGCLQLYDLDLPEMISLKRELVEETDRYHLIGLSVLDHLWMDSPAAEQAGPFLFLAEGLLMYLPPDGARGLILELQSRFPGSELVFETVNSAWLEPALKWMINLKLQKVLGLGKGTEFRFGIRDGHEIEEWSPGIHLLEEWSYFDEDEPRIGLIRRFRNWKLLRCAQWTVRCLLGKRADEKE; encoded by the coding sequence ATGGCAGATAGCAATCTTCCTCGCGGTTGTGGCATGGGCGACATCAAAACCGGGAAGTTGGAGTTGAGCGACGTGTCGAACACGGGCCTGCTCACCGCCTTCTGCCATGCCGTCGAGAGCCGGTCGAAGGAGCCCCTTCTCGAAGACCCGCGTGCAGAGGCCATCGCCGATCGCCTGAAGCCCATGCTCGAAAGTTCGCCCGAAAGGCTTCTCCGGAGCATCGCCCGGGGCAGGTTCCAGGCTGGCCTTGTCGTCCACCTCGCTCTCCGCGCCAGGAAGTACGACCAGTACGCCCGGGACTTCGCCGCACGGCACCAGGGCGGCTGCGTGGTCAACTTGGGGTGTGGCCTGGACACGCGCTTCTGGCGCATCGACGACGGCTGCCTGCAGCTGTACGACCTCGACCTCCCGGAGATGATTTCCCTCAAGCGCGAACTCGTGGAGGAGACCGACCGTTACCATCTCATCGGCTTGTCCGTCCTCGATCACCTCTGGATGGATAGCCCTGCGGCCGAGCAGGCGGGCCCGTTCCTTTTCCTGGCCGAGGGGCTGCTGATGTACCTGCCGCCCGACGGCGCCCGAGGGCTGATCCTGGAGCTTCAGTCGCGATTCCCGGGGAGCGAGCTGGTCTTCGAGACCGTCAACTCGGCCTGGCTCGAGCCGGCCCTGAAGTGGATGATCAATCTCAAGCTGCAGAAGGTGCTGGGTCTCGGAAAAGGCACGGAGTTCCGGTTCGGCATCCGCGACGGCCACGAGATCGAGGAGTGGAGTCCCGGCATCCACCTGCTGGAGGAGTGGAGCTATTTCGACGAGGACGAGCCGAGGATCGGCCTCATCCGCCGTTTCCGCAACTGGAAGCTTCTCCGCTGCGCGCAGTGGACGGTTCGCTGCCTGCTAGGGAAAAGAGCAGATGAAAAGGAATGA
- a CDS encoding DinB family protein, translating into MEMLEGFKRTYTKLADTTLHLMRKVPEGKEGFTPPSGEFMTLGQLMHHLGDTQLFLRMIFEGSLRELDKNFLEYMGSHPSSTKEEAIARYMEEYRKVMVYIDRMTEEEFAGAVHYFWTVNDEPLPFIAFNIIEHNASHKYQLFIYLKLMGLENIDSFALAGEDTAPRDKIIEMYKKAHEEYDKKHGVHA; encoded by the coding sequence ATGGAAATGCTTGAAGGTTTTAAGAGAACGTACACGAAACTCGCTGATACGACGCTGCACCTTATGCGTAAGGTGCCTGAGGGGAAGGAGGGCTTTACGCCTCCTTCCGGGGAGTTTATGACCCTTGGGCAGCTCATGCATCACCTTGGTGATACGCAGCTGTTTTTGAGAATGATTTTTGAGGGCTCCCTGCGGGAGCTTGACAAGAATTTCCTTGAATACATGGGCTCGCACCCGAGTTCCACCAAGGAAGAAGCGATAGCCCGCTACATGGAAGAATACCGCAAAGTGATGGTTTATATCGACAGGATGACGGAAGAGGAATTCGCCGGTGCCGTTCACTATTTCTGGACTGTCAATGATGAGCCTCTTCCCTTTATCGCCTTTAACATTATCGAGCATAATGCAAGCCACAAGTACCAGCTGTTTATCTACTTGAAGCTGATGGGGCTTGAAAACATCGATTCATTCGCGCTTGCCGGCGAAGATACCGCGCCCCGGGACAAGATCATTGAAATGTACAAAAAGGCTCATGAAGAATACGATAAAAAGCATGGGGTACACGCGTAG
- a CDS encoding ADP-ribosylglycohydrolase family protein, whose protein sequence is MNERLCDRFTGSLLGGMIGDIIGAVVEGESPRYIRKTFSSIDDMLAIEHVEEILGRKWLVGQFTDDTIMSLDVAEWLLEDPQLDGKSLLTRFNQSFRPARRYGSGTALILESFERNPPDWRALATLMFPEGSYGNGSAMRAGPIGCYFHRDPAGLIKAARTSSITTHSHPLAVQGAIVQAAAVAAAIRMPAPLQTGEFLQSLGEVLEKLPNDTTIYREALQILSRGLAERREPSEMAQILGNGIEAREAVPMAIYCFLSNWQSFERVIHEAVFIGGDTDTIASMAGSICGAFGGLAHIPRHWLARVREDHYTPARVKGIAEALCARMAI, encoded by the coding sequence ATGAATGAGAGACTTTGCGACAGGTTCACGGGCAGCCTCCTCGGCGGTATGATAGGGGATATCATCGGTGCAGTCGTCGAGGGTGAATCACCCCGGTATATCCGCAAGACTTTTTCTTCCATTGATGATATGCTTGCTATTGAGCACGTGGAGGAAATTCTTGGCCGTAAGTGGCTTGTAGGGCAATTTACTGACGATACCATTATGTCACTCGATGTGGCTGAATGGCTCCTGGAAGATCCCCAGCTCGATGGAAAGAGCCTGCTCACCCGGTTCAATCAATCATTCAGGCCGGCGCGACGATATGGCTCAGGAACGGCCCTGATACTCGAGTCCTTTGAGCGCAATCCTCCGGATTGGCGTGCCCTGGCCACCCTCATGTTCCCCGAGGGCTCCTACGGGAACGGTTCCGCAATGCGTGCGGGCCCCATCGGCTGCTATTTCCATAGAGATCCCGCGGGCCTGATAAAGGCCGCGCGCACATCCTCAATCACGACCCATTCCCACCCCCTGGCCGTGCAGGGAGCAATAGTGCAGGCGGCAGCTGTAGCGGCTGCAATAAGGATGCCCGCGCCTTTACAGACCGGCGAATTCCTGCAGTCTCTGGGAGAGGTTCTTGAGAAACTCCCCAACGATACGACTATTTACCGGGAGGCCCTGCAGATACTTTCGCGGGGCCTGGCTGAGCGCCGTGAGCCCTCAGAAATGGCTCAGATTCTAGGCAACGGTATCGAGGCCAGGGAAGCTGTGCCCATGGCCATATACTGTTTCCTCTCGAACTGGCAGTCCTTTGAGCGGGTAATTCATGAAGCTGTATTTATAGGGGGAGATACTGACACCATAGCTTCAATGGCCGGCTCGATCTGCGGAGCCTTCGGTGGACTGGCGCACATACCCCGTCACTGGCTCGCACGGGTTCGCGAAGATCATTATACCCCGGCACGGGTCAAGGGAATCGCAGAAGCCCTCTGTGCCAGGATGGCGATATGA
- a CDS encoding histidine kinase dimerization/phosphoacceptor domain -containing protein, translated as MASMKDCCGTPGDSSPQEAETPSVMSGTARKKILLVEDEAVATLIVTELLKRNGYEVANVSSGETAVEATRTDPSIDLVLMDINLGEGIDGTEAAKRILEVRGLPIVFLTSHAEQDMVEKVRGITRYGYVIKNSGNFVLLSSIEMAFELCEAIGNVERKNEELIETNRKLRESEVLLNETGKMAKVGGWEFDIATMEQAWTEEIYRIHEVDLTHRPTVSKGIDFYAPAARPVIERAVQSAIELGEPFDVELDFITAKGNHRRVHAIGKADRERGKVFGTFQDITEYRQVEETLRQKVRDLGERVKELNCLYGVAKVIAESGTSIDEVCIKAVHLIPPGWYSPENTCARITFEGREFSTDNFRETPWKLSAGITASGKHAGSVEVFLLEKEPSESIGLFLDEERTLLDYVAKILGTMVERRLAEEALQKIEWMLTKNAQPRALRIQSGRLANADVIRLNTGRLILDSVGEAALSEIADDYLDLLESCAAIYEKNGDYAYGIFTSEWCKFMDEAGRNLCGTRDDREALASGKWLCHESCWNEASRASVESGRPVDIACKGGIHIYAVPICADNGVIGSINFGYGTPPQDLQKINELASLYGVNAEKLLEMAKTYQPRPSYIIDIAKKRLESSARLIGEIVERTRAEEKIKSLLSEKELLLREVHHRIKNNMCTLMNLLTLQSNTLRDPSAVSSLEDARSRVQSMMVLYDKLYMAPDYRKISTKEYFTALIDEITGMFPGKGFVAIEKHIEDLTLDANTLSPLGIILNELLTNAMKYAFTGRDKGAISVSLSLKGTHATLIIEDDGVGIPESVDISASTGFGLMLVGMLAEQLRGTIRLEHHRGTKFTLEFDGE; from the coding sequence ATGGCATCCATGAAAGACTGCTGCGGCACACCCGGTGACAGTTCGCCTCAGGAAGCTGAAACTCCATCAGTGATGAGCGGCACTGCCCGCAAAAAGATTCTCCTCGTCGAAGATGAGGCGGTCGCCACATTGATTGTCACGGAGCTGTTGAAGAGAAACGGCTACGAGGTGGCAAATGTCAGCTCCGGTGAAACAGCCGTTGAAGCAACAAGAACCGATCCTTCGATTGACCTGGTGCTGATGGATATCAATCTGGGCGAAGGCATCGACGGCACAGAGGCCGCGAAACGGATTCTCGAAGTCCGGGGCCTCCCCATCGTGTTCCTCACCTCCCATGCCGAGCAGGACATGGTGGAAAAAGTGCGCGGCATCACCCGCTATGGCTATGTGATAAAGAATTCCGGCAATTTCGTGCTGCTTTCCTCCATTGAAATGGCCTTTGAACTGTGTGAGGCTATTGGAAACGTGGAAAGGAAGAATGAAGAGCTCATTGAAACCAACAGAAAGCTCCGGGAGAGTGAAGTCCTCCTCAATGAAACGGGAAAGATGGCAAAAGTTGGCGGCTGGGAATTTGATATTGCCACCATGGAACAGGCCTGGACTGAAGAGATATACCGCATCCATGAAGTTGATCTGACTCACAGGCCGACAGTGAGCAAGGGAATAGACTTCTATGCACCGGCGGCCAGACCCGTTATTGAGCGGGCCGTGCAAAGCGCAATCGAGCTCGGCGAGCCCTTTGATGTGGAGCTGGATTTTATCACCGCCAAAGGGAACCATCGCCGGGTTCATGCGATCGGGAAAGCCGATCGCGAACGGGGCAAGGTCTTCGGCACCTTCCAGGATATCACTGAGTACAGGCAGGTGGAGGAGACACTGCGCCAGAAAGTCAGGGACCTCGGCGAGCGGGTGAAAGAGCTCAATTGCCTCTATGGGGTAGCAAAGGTAATCGCCGAGTCCGGCACATCCATCGACGAAGTGTGCATAAAAGCGGTTCACCTTATTCCGCCAGGCTGGTACTCCCCCGAAAATACCTGTGCGAGAATCACTTTCGAGGGACGGGAGTTCTCTACGGACAACTTCAGGGAAACACCATGGAAGCTTTCCGCCGGCATCACTGCTTCGGGAAAGCATGCGGGGTCGGTTGAGGTATTTCTTCTCGAGAAAGAACCCTCGGAAAGCATTGGCTTATTTCTTGACGAAGAGAGGACCCTGCTGGATTATGTTGCGAAGATACTCGGGACCATGGTTGAGCGCAGGCTGGCGGAAGAGGCGCTGCAGAAAATAGAGTGGATGCTCACCAAAAATGCGCAGCCCAGGGCGCTGAGAATACAGTCAGGCCGGCTGGCCAATGCTGATGTTATCAGATTGAATACAGGCCGCCTCATACTGGATTCGGTGGGAGAGGCCGCGCTGTCAGAAATCGCAGATGACTACCTCGACCTTCTTGAGAGCTGCGCCGCCATATATGAAAAGAACGGCGATTATGCTTACGGCATATTTACTTCCGAGTGGTGCAAATTCATGGATGAGGCCGGGCGGAACCTTTGCGGCACCAGGGATGACAGGGAAGCCCTCGCAAGCGGCAAATGGCTCTGCCACGAGTCGTGCTGGAACGAGGCTTCCAGGGCTTCCGTGGAAAGCGGCCGCCCGGTCGATATAGCATGCAAGGGGGGCATCCATATCTATGCAGTTCCCATCTGCGCCGACAACGGCGTGATAGGCTCGATAAATTTCGGCTATGGCACTCCCCCCCAGGATCTTCAGAAAATAAATGAGCTCGCCTCCCTTTACGGCGTCAATGCGGAAAAGCTTCTTGAAATGGCAAAAACTTACCAGCCCAGGCCTTCCTATATAATCGACATTGCAAAAAAGCGACTTGAGTCGTCAGCCAGGCTGATAGGCGAGATCGTCGAGCGCACAAGGGCCGAAGAGAAAATAAAAAGCCTCCTCTCCGAGAAGGAACTGCTCCTCAGAGAGGTGCACCACAGGATTAAGAACAACATGTGCACCCTCATGAACCTCCTCACTCTGCAATCGAATACATTAAGGGACCCGTCAGCCGTTTCTTCCCTTGAGGATGCGAGAAGCCGCGTCCAGAGCATGATGGTTCTGTACGACAAGCTTTACATGGCTCCGGATTATAGAAAGATATCAACAAAGGAATACTTCACCGCCTTGATCGATGAAATTACCGGAATGTTCCCCGGGAAGGGATTCGTAGCAATTGAAAAACATATTGAAGACCTCACCCTTGATGCAAACACCCTGTCTCCTCTCGGCATTATTCTCAATGAGCTGCTGACGAACGCCATGAAGTATGCCTTTACAGGCAGAGACAAGGGAGCGATAAGTGTTTCACTTTCTTTGAAGGGCACTCATGCGACACTTATCATAGAGGATGACGGCGTCGGCATTCCCGAGTCGGTTGATATTTCCGCCTCCACCGGCTTCGGGCTGATGCTTGTCGGCATGCTGGCGGAGCAGCTCAGGGGAACCATCCGGCTTGAACATCACAGGGGGACAAAGTTCACACTGGAATTTGATGGGGAGTAG
- a CDS encoding class I SAM-dependent methyltransferase, translating into MARVLSRPFIEKIKAGLEKLGPSVEDQAASYWAVDRWELKTIPELKREMLLRVLALAKKMNLTGQDVILEVGCSDGSLCAELRQAGYNTIGLDIVLGEMGAEGKFIKGSIERLPLKSGSVKLVVDSFTLCYTDMERSADEILRVLLPGGMAFFMLHHPDRCDKALIRVLEENKIPASDFEAIWESEEDSAAFNCPTLRLLVNAFENNGAIAEFFTRKGFQMHYNDTEWLREGKNWSGLAYYAIVRKAQM; encoded by the coding sequence GTGGCAAGAGTTTTGAGCAGACCGTTCATAGAGAAAATTAAGGCCGGATTAGAGAAGCTTGGCCCGTCAGTCGAAGACCAGGCCGCGAGCTATTGGGCAGTAGATCGGTGGGAGCTGAAGACGATTCCCGAGTTGAAAAGAGAAATGTTATTGAGGGTTCTTGCGCTTGCGAAAAAAATGAATCTCACGGGGCAGGACGTTATTCTCGAAGTAGGCTGCAGCGACGGCTCCCTTTGCGCCGAGCTCAGGCAGGCGGGGTATAACACAATCGGGCTGGACATCGTGCTCGGGGAAATGGGTGCCGAAGGCAAGTTCATAAAGGGCTCAATCGAGCGCCTGCCGCTGAAGAGCGGATCCGTCAAGCTCGTCGTGGATTCCTTCACCCTTTGTTATACCGACATGGAGCGATCCGCAGATGAGATCCTGCGCGTGCTCCTACCCGGAGGAATGGCTTTTTTCATGCTGCACCATCCGGACAGGTGTGATAAAGCACTGATTCGGGTGCTTGAAGAAAACAAGATTCCCGCCTCAGATTTTGAAGCAATATGGGAAAGTGAAGAAGATTCGGCGGCTTTCAATTGCCCGACACTTCGACTGCTTGTCAATGCATTCGAGAACAACGGGGCTATCGCCGAATTCTTCACAAGGAAAGGCTTCCAGATGCATTACAACGATACGGAATGGCTCAGGGAAGGCAAGAATTGGAGTGGTCTCGCCTATTACGCAATTGTGAGGAAAGCTCAGATGTGA
- a CDS encoding tetratricopeptide repeat protein, with product MISIPSFAGDDTGIGSFGSINYPTGVKLENIKLDALSPLLKSLVVTREELAQYPCRSWHGVRFIRTGSQCSSPQNEYIYVPSFAPENLEISNSYDHRYARDTKFGDKVYTFDTYTFAQTFWLKKAQVVQGDRILSTEPYYHAYVKISVTEFPLESAGSKAFFNEQARNSMKAYIKARKLPEKDLVFELSSQGDKITYKLYPGIGDMCVAYIYEPADPKVYKGYNLNCYIGNYLVYLYSENLFDDAVLVDLAKKLAARLSGVERLKLEEEHVTETFLDLKIDRTALPADGKSPAKITGRLRTRDGKGVAGYPVKITGEPQAGKLSASLAKTDAQGNFHFIYTAPQREEVKGFKTSPTVPVTFTITAANPGTGKKADEATISLNLEEMAESLLEVFVHDEENHGVYDKLTLAYVSNGKATTETVFTSEEGRFSKAFPKGVRVKVSRRDDTYLGDGAEVVVPGKVDLLRTTLLDHVKLTRKKVYEFLKKAGFPEEQAKLIFSARVDLASPKAEYDSQSKIISIDGKSISSINGLKQFDRNFAHEIGHFLSDKILDPTDYYLKGYPLQGKWVGGEHNVWVPAMDESGELAFEEAGAHFFAQLFCRYESKDKVVYNAEFNTEKNSVDASGRYVCPGNIIEGNITSFLCDYYKGGMKNPEAVFKDYTDTVQKYQEFYTSIRPARTIEEFMDAKLNAASPGLKYGGDLSKLAEKYRIKAANVWEGVTDSPEALKKIKVKRNGALIDFSPSIELKKGDTIEVPPEVKVAFQKFSDGYFEDGKKEWVSFGPGEHKVSIDKGYDYVQLQFGKAQFVNTSAVSADGEAVVTPSGTSFIIDAGKGGETAVRVVEGAVTVRRPATGEEVKASCGEALTLVPGRPLPKPEASSPQGAPWWKLPPGSAPVRPSQGSAPPPPAEDAEAYYRRALENMDLKDYHAAIENYSKTIELKPSHGKAWYNRGVARDLLGEYAGAASDYTECIRLGRDFAEAWYNRAFDRYRLGDYRASEEDFSAFLALRVDYAPAWYNRGVTREKQGNVKGALDDYRKALELKPDYREAREALTRLGR from the coding sequence TTGATTAGTATTCCCTCCTTTGCCGGGGATGATACCGGCATCGGCTCCTTCGGCTCCATAAACTACCCGACCGGGGTGAAACTTGAGAATATCAAGCTTGACGCCCTTTCTCCATTACTTAAAAGCCTTGTGGTTACCCGGGAGGAGCTCGCGCAGTATCCATGCAGAAGCTGGCACGGTGTCAGGTTTATTCGGACGGGCTCACAGTGCTCTTCTCCTCAGAACGAATATATCTATGTACCCTCCTTTGCCCCCGAAAATCTTGAGATATCCAATTCCTATGACCACAGGTATGCGCGGGACACAAAATTTGGCGACAAAGTTTACACCTTTGACACTTATACTTTCGCACAGACTTTCTGGCTCAAAAAAGCCCAGGTTGTCCAGGGAGACAGAATTCTCTCCACCGAGCCTTACTATCATGCGTATGTGAAGATATCAGTGACTGAATTTCCCCTGGAAAGCGCCGGCTCGAAGGCATTTTTCAATGAGCAGGCAAGAAACAGCATGAAAGCCTATATAAAAGCGCGCAAGCTCCCCGAGAAAGACCTTGTTTTTGAACTTTCCTCCCAAGGCGATAAGATTACCTATAAGCTGTATCCCGGCATAGGGGATATGTGCGTGGCATATATTTATGAGCCCGCCGATCCGAAAGTATACAAGGGATATAACCTTAATTGTTATATCGGCAATTACCTTGTGTACCTTTACAGCGAGAACTTGTTTGACGATGCGGTTCTTGTCGATCTGGCGAAAAAGCTCGCGGCGAGGCTTTCCGGCGTCGAGCGCCTCAAGCTTGAGGAAGAGCACGTTACCGAGACATTCCTTGACTTGAAAATTGACAGGACGGCTTTGCCTGCAGACGGAAAATCCCCCGCAAAAATAACGGGGAGGCTCAGGACCAGGGACGGCAAGGGCGTGGCGGGGTACCCGGTAAAAATAACGGGTGAGCCCCAGGCGGGGAAGCTCTCTGCTTCACTGGCAAAGACCGATGCGCAGGGGAATTTCCATTTCATCTACACTGCTCCTCAGAGAGAGGAGGTGAAAGGATTCAAGACTTCGCCGACAGTGCCGGTCACCTTTACAATCACAGCAGCCAATCCGGGAACCGGCAAAAAGGCCGATGAGGCCACAATAAGCCTCAATCTCGAGGAAATGGCGGAATCCCTGCTTGAAGTCTTTGTGCACGACGAAGAAAATCATGGCGTCTATGATAAGCTGACCCTTGCCTATGTAAGCAATGGCAAAGCGACGACAGAAACGGTTTTCACCAGTGAAGAGGGCAGGTTTTCAAAGGCTTTTCCCAAGGGAGTGAGGGTAAAAGTCAGCCGCAGGGACGACACGTACCTGGGCGACGGCGCGGAAGTGGTGGTACCGGGGAAAGTGGACCTGCTGAGGACCACCCTTCTGGATCATGTGAAGCTCACCAGGAAAAAAGTATATGAGTTCCTTAAAAAGGCCGGGTTCCCGGAAGAGCAGGCGAAGCTTATCTTCAGCGCCAGGGTGGACCTTGCTTCACCCAAGGCGGAATATGACTCGCAGAGCAAGATTATCTCCATTGACGGGAAAAGCATATCAAGCATCAATGGCCTGAAGCAGTTCGACAGGAATTTCGCCCATGAGATCGGGCATTTCCTGTCGGATAAAATCCTGGACCCCACAGACTATTATCTCAAGGGCTACCCCCTCCAGGGCAAGTGGGTCGGCGGAGAGCACAACGTATGGGTGCCGGCGATGGATGAATCGGGAGAGCTTGCTTTTGAAGAGGCTGGAGCCCATTTTTTTGCCCAGCTTTTCTGCAGGTATGAATCCAAAGACAAGGTGGTCTATAATGCCGAATTCAACACGGAAAAGAACTCTGTTGACGCCTCAGGCAGGTACGTGTGCCCCGGAAATATCATAGAAGGCAATATCACGAGCTTTCTGTGCGATTACTATAAAGGCGGCATGAAGAATCCCGAGGCGGTATTCAAGGATTACACCGATACCGTGCAAAAGTACCAGGAGTTCTATACTTCCATCAGGCCTGCCCGGACCATAGAAGAATTCATGGATGCCAAGCTGAATGCGGCATCACCGGGATTAAAATATGGGGGAGATCTTTCAAAGCTTGCAGAGAAATACAGGATAAAGGCGGCAAATGTGTGGGAAGGCGTGACGGATTCTCCTGAGGCGCTGAAAAAGATCAAGGTGAAGCGGAACGGCGCCCTGATTGATTTCAGCCCTTCGATAGAGCTTAAAAAGGGAGATACCATAGAGGTGCCTCCAGAGGTGAAGGTGGCATTCCAGAAATTCTCCGACGGCTACTTTGAAGACGGCAAAAAGGAATGGGTGAGCTTCGGCCCGGGAGAGCACAAGGTCTCGATAGACAAGGGCTACGACTATGTGCAGCTCCAATTCGGCAAAGCGCAGTTCGTGAACACCAGCGCCGTCTCTGCCGACGGGGAGGCCGTCGTCACCCCTTCAGGCACGAGCTTCATCATTGACGCGGGGAAGGGCGGGGAGACTGCCGTGAGAGTCGTTGAAGGCGCCGTCACCGTGCGCAGGCCCGCCACCGGAGAGGAAGTGAAGGCATCATGCGGCGAGGCGCTTACCCTTGTGCCCGGCAGGCCTCTGCCGAAGCCCGAGGCTTCTTCCCCCCAGGGCGCCCCGTGGTGGAAGCTCCCCCCGGGAAGCGCCCCCGTCAGGCCATCCCAGGGCAGCGCGCCTCCCCCGCCCGCTGAGGATGCCGAGGCATACTACAGGCGCGCCCTGGAAAATATGGATCTCAAAGATTACCATGCGGCGATAGAGAACTACTCAAAGACAATAGAGCTCAAGCCCTCCCATGGGAAGGCCTGGTACAACAGGGGCGTCGCAAGGGACCTGCTCGGTGAATACGCCGGGGCCGCTTCCGATTACACCGAGTGCATCAGGCTCGGCAGGGACTTTGCCGAGGCCTGGTACAACAGGGCTTTTGACCGTTACAGGCTGGGCGATTACAGGGCCTCTGAAGAGGATTTCAGCGCCTTTCTCGCCTTGAGGGTCGATTATGCCCCGGCCTGGTACAACAGGGGCGTGACGCGCGAGAAGCAGGGGAATGTGAAGGGTGCCCTTGACGACTACCGGAAGGCCCTGGAGCTCAAGCCGGACTACCGGGAAGCCCGTGAGGCCCTCACCAGGCTGGGCCGGTGA